The segment TTCGTCGtagagagaaaaatatggtctatctaaaaattaaattaaagtccacaaattatagaattgactaaaaacaataataaaaataatcaacttagagcattatgaatgtataagaagtaatttaatcaaatcgaaAAGTAATtgttatatatgataaaagtaacttacatatataataaatgtcatttacaaacataaatatttttccatcataatataataatgtaagatcttgttgtaatgatttaattgcaacgaacataatggtgtaatcggattattatagatcagataagtaatttgagagaaaattttataagaagggaaaaaagacatgcatgcataataGCAAAGAAGACATGCATGTCTATATAGATGTGTAGTCTTTCTCTGATGTATGTGGTGTCTCCAGTTAAGACTAAATAGAGAGGCCTCTCAGTTCAAtataatctcggcgcatcgccaccctttttactttcgttctatttcgacgagttcttactttcgggttgagctgcatcgattcgatcttcaactagaggtaagcttgtcatggcggcttgcattctcggggttaatgcttccatctttatgacactttaatcctgtttatgtaattcgtcgagttatcatatacacgTTGCAATCTTTGTTAGTTGCACTATATAATTTGTTATCGGCTGGTTCTTACCATTAGGAAGTGACTGATAGGGTTATGTcttgttattaatctagattatatcgtgtatctaccatctcttagaggatttcattatcttgcctagatcttatacttgtctttatgcttaatactgcatcggttgagttcgatctattaagtaatattcaTAATTATGATATATGGCTTGCTTTATGATCATCGAAAGagatagcatcggggtttcagccgatcttacctgatttagctactttatatcttatatgcttgattgatatgctaaatctgccctttatattaagatcttatcgcACTAAAGTATACTAGGcttcttgtttgatatattcttcctattttaatatcttaatatagagtagcatcggagtattagccgatacacgctagatctatctgatcggctatgctataaacatttATAACATTTGTGTTAATGTATACTTCGacctaagtgatttatactgtctcggcatggcgaccggtctatcccaatcacttagtttaattATACATCGTTAGAAGGATTATATgtcgttaatatctacaaccGATCGAATAGATTCAGTCTTATCTTATTTACCTATAACTGCTGATCGATtccaatatgacatcggctcgaagttaaatgatatgtcatcggcaacggctatcgtttatggatttaaccgcggttttctcatctttctttcttgttgattgcaggatcaaatcaactggcacgctcacaaacctaaaagcaagattttggacctgcactgaagttaagtagatcttccaggccagtgtgtgtttttcgcatcaacacagCGGTGGAGACGAATGGCATCGTCGACCCCTATGCTAGAAGGGCATCGTGCCAGGAATGGAGTTGGGCCCCTTTGCTACTAGGATGTAGTATGCAATCAAAGGACATAAAAATGGAATCCTCTCAGAAAATAGAACATAACAATGATCATGGTTTGTTTGGAGATCTTATAATCGTCAAGAAATCAAATCAGTGGAAGAGGAAAGATTACATGAAGAGAAACAATGGGGGAAAAAGAACAGCTAGATAGATTAGGACATGGGATTGATTGTTCTGAATTTTATGGATTTTTCATGAATTATGGACCACATTTGaatagaattttgaaaaatccaACCAAAATCTGCCAAAACTCTTCCATCAGAATTGGGtgttatctttttaaaaaatatatggtggaGTGATCACTAGAATGGGCACACCCAGTGCAATTTTTCTAGGTCCGCCACTGGGTGGGGTCGATGTCGATCATGGAGGTGGGAGGCACGGCAGTGATGGTGGAAGACGGAGGCCAGTCAGCACGCCGGTGGGCTACAGCGCACAACGGCAGTGGGGGTGTTCTTAGGGCTGAAGGGTTTGCAGTGGTGCCACAGGCCTAGGTGGCGATGACGGTGATGGCGCTGATGTTGGCAAAGGTGGTGGGTGGCAATGTTGGCTAGTCAGCTTGGCATCGCACTAGGAGCAAAGTTGAGCACAGCGGTGACGGAGGTCCGCGGTGAAGGCGGCGTGGTTGTGACAAGACAACCTATGATAGCAACATGGTGGAGTTTGTGGTCGATGACGACGTTTGTGGCGGCTCTCCGACGAGATAAGCTAAGGCAGCTCAACGGAGGTTGTGGCTCATAGCGATGACAGCGTGGCAGTGACGGTTTCCGGTGAGATAATTAAGCTTCGGCGGCTTGGCGGAGTTGAGGTTCTGCAACAAGGACGGTGGGGCAGTGTGATGGTTTGCATGGGATGTGACCATGGTGTAGTGATGCAGACTTTTGGCGAGATAAGCTATGATAACTCTATAGAGGTGGTATCCTACTATGATGACATGGCGGCGATGGTTGCGTTGACACTGAGGGAGCATACACTAGGCGGCATGAGGCTAGTGCTTGATATTGACAAGGCTGCAGGGAGGGCTAGTTCTGCCCCTGTCTTTGCTCACGGCGGATGGAGAAGCTTGAATTGGCAGCGAGAGGGCATGGAGGCGGAAGGGAGGATTAGTTCCACATCCTCCGAAGTTTGCAATGACGAGGGAAAACTTGGAGCTAGTCTCCTAGTCATTTtcatttcgttttttttctttgtatctCAATTTTAAGATGTTGAGTGTATGCACTCGTGTAACTTTTGCCTGTGTATATCCAATTATGGAATGGATATAAAGGCCGGATTTCTATAcattatttaaaaagttatcgAATATCAATCTTTcaataaaaaaagggaaatacaAATACTCAACCAAGAGGTTCAAAAGAATCGGCAGAAAATAGCTAAGGAATATTCATCCTAGGCCTTACGGCTGTAACTGCTTAGCACATCCACAAAATTTTCTGATGGCATTGTCGATTCCACACAACCCCAGAAAATGCTCAATTAGCAATCTCAGGGTGATACCCGGTGTTTTAGTTCAATCAAAACATCTCCCCTACAAAAATGGGGGAGGAAATAGTTCAGCATTGGCAATGATTTCACGCTGACATATGCTCCAGGTCCAGGAAGCTTATAGAGTGGCTTCGCAATATTTTACATATATAAGTTTACATACTTTTTTTACACTTTGCATTAATTCTAAGAGTTGACATCAACCATAATGATAAAAATTAGCAAACCTGCCTAACAAGCAGAAAGTTGGATATAGGAACAAACAGCATTAACTATAGCTGTGTCTTCACCTGGAAGCAACATGGTAAACCATTTCAACGTTTTTCAATGAATAGAACTAAAGGAAAGAACTGGTCATGCACCGAACAAAACCAGAAGCTGCTACGGTTGAACTGAAATTGTTAGTCctagcccttgtttagttcccaactttttcttcaaacttttaacttttccatcacatcaaaattttcctacacatgtaaactttcaacttttttcttcaaactttcaattttagtcaaactttcaattttggcgtggaactaaacacacccctagaTAGGCGGTGCATGAAACTGTCAGAGATAATTTATGAGTTGCATGGAGATGGAAGTCAGAGATCTACAGTGAAAAACACAAACAGTCAAATCCATCATGAACCAATACACTGTCAAATAGTTAATTTCAGATGCACATACTTGGACCAGATATTCCTATATATAGATCTCAAATCTCGATATATAGCAtattctgtcaaaaaaaaagaaaaagaaaaagaaaaaaaatcattgtcaAACATGATATAGAGTGTTTAATAAGGTGACTTATAGGCATGCTGTTGAGTAGAactaaaccaaaataaaatagcaTATAGTAGGGGGAGCTATAGATCTGCATTACCCTCTAAAATCTGTATACCAATAATTGAAATTGCATATATACCTCACTAAACAAACACCAACTCCTTAGGGAAATTAACATAAACCACAATTATTAATGAATCAGTAGATAGATCAACCGGGATCAGCTATATTAATCAAAAGATACGAAAGATAATGTGCAACagaaatacaataaatttatgttTATCTTCCTCTAGATACATGCGTAAAAGGACAAGTACCACAAAATATCACCACAGTGTAGTCATATGGTGAGATGAAGAGTACTTGTCCCTGTTGCATGAGTTTTCTTCTTTCctaatttgatttatcatccACAATGACATATGATCTAGCTAGTGATATCTGATATATCACCAGGGACCAGACCAGTACAGCACAGCAATATAGTAGTGGTAGGACTCTGATGATGCATCTTTCAACAGGGGAGACATGATCAGAACAAAGAAAGAGAGAGCCCAGTAGCACAACTCTCTGCTTCTTGATCACCACCAATAGCAATAGTAGTATGATCATGATCTTCCTCATGTTTCCTCCAGCTGAATTCTCTCTTCCTCTTATCGCCCCGCGGACAGATATCGAGTGAGAGATCGAGATTAAGAGGACCTCCTTGATGGTTACTACCCTCATTGTAGATCATCTCTTTCAGCACTACTGGTCTTTGATGGTTCATGGTATGATCATCTGGAGATGAAGAAGAGCCTTGGACAAAATCTGGATGGTTGCTGCTGGTATTAGCTCTAGCTTcagctggtggtggtgggtaaTAGGGTTTTGATCCAACAAGCAGGTGATGGCCTGCACGGAGCCAGTATGATCCATGGCATCTCCACGGGGACCATGCATTGGCAACCctatatatgtaaatatatatagtccATTATTAGTGATCGATCGGCGTCAATAATTAGtcagaagaacaagttaagtGTATATGACTTTAGGAGAGGACCCATCGGCAGATTTCAATTATGCATACAAGAGTGTGCTGCATGCCAGACAAATAACTAACTAAAGTTGTCTGAGAAATTTAATGGATTTTGTTTGCAAGCTAGCTagagttgcatgcatgcatggatctaACAACTACCTGGACTGCAAGATGGTACCGGAGCCAGCAGTGATGTGGCGATGATGAAGAGCTGCAGGCAAGGAAAGATGGCCAAGGTTGTACGCTTGTCCCCCGTCACCACCACCTTGCATTTGCAGATGACGATACTGCTGTTCATCTGAAGATCTCCATGAGCCACCACCTATCACTGTATGCACAAAATCAATCAACATGTTCATCTGAAGATCTCCAACACTGCAtcttacacaaaaaaaattaaaatctgtTCATGAAGAATTAATTGGTCATGTCTGGCACATACCCTGGCCAGACTCATCGATCTTCTTGCTTCTATACATCTGAAAATCGAACATATGGAAGAAAAGGCAACATGGATTAATTTTAGGAAATTAAGAGGGAATACTACTAATGacctaaattaattaataagagcATAAGAAACGAAACAAGTTTGTTAGGTATAATATACCTGGAGATGGCTCTTGATATGGCCTATGCTAAGCCCTCTAACATTCATCAACTGAAGAACGAGCTTAGGAGTTGCACCTATAGGAATAATTACATACAAAGATGAATAGTGAAATTAACAACAGGAGCAGATTGAAATGAGATCGATGagtaaataataaaattagtaaTCGATCAATATATAGATACACGCATGTTTAGGGAGGAATAATTAATATCAGACTGAACCGGACCGAACATGATGAAGCTTAATTAGCTATGGCAAATAGATAGGTCGGATTGCTTACGATCTTGACCGCCGAGCCTGTCGACGGCGCGGACGAAGGAGAGATGGAGCTCCGGCGTCCAGCGGAGGCGAGGGTTCTTGGAGCGGATGTAGGGgcgcaccgacgacgacgacgacgtgcgccGCTGGCTCTCCCcggattcctcctcctccgtagTACTGCTCGTCGAGCTCCCATCGTtgttggccgccgccgtcttacTCTCGGAGCCCTCCTCCTTGCCTGCACTAGTTTTTTCCATGACACAAGCTAGGAAATTATAGGAAGGATCACCGGCCGGCCAGCAGCCAGCTCTGATCGATCTATGGCAGCTTGACGATATGATGATGAAGAGAGCTCTAGtctcgttgctgctgctgcatgatATCGCCGCCGGCCACTGCACTGATATGATGTCAAAAGAGGCTATAGGAGAAGCCAAAAGCTGAAGCTGGAGCTGAGGTCACCATTCAATTCTATCTATCTACCTAGCTACACCccatatatatgtccagatgCATATATATTGCTGCCTTTTTGGAAGGGATTGAGCTAAGCATGCATGCTCATATACAAGTAACTACCAATCTACTCCAGTAGTAATtaaggtagctagctaggtaaTTAAAGGCAGCAGGTGGATTCATGCATGAGGAGAAGTaggtaaatatataattaagatCCAGGGACAGACAATCTTCCAAGAAGTAGCTACTCCAGTTTGGAATTGGTTGGAACTTACTCGATCCAAAGTCTTTGATAGGTTTCTCTGAGTCTTACTTGTAGAATTTTCATCGATTTCTAACTTGTTAATTTCCTTTTTGTCTCTTAGCTAGTATAGTAAGAGCAGTGGACTAAAAGGACCCAGTGTGAAAATGAGAGATGGAGAAAAGAGTCCAAGAGACAAAATTCAGATGAAGTATGAAGAGTTCCGGGTCTTTGACTAGCTCCTTGCACTACATGCCATTTTGTCTCTGTGCTTGTCTATGTGAACGCACGAGTTTTTAGTAATACTTCTATGTAGGAGGATGTACGTGTCAATTGTCCTCCCGTCCTGATATACTCACGTAATTTATTTTGTCTACACATTGTAccaatttttgtttttaaaaaattattactcctaaaatataacattttttagaAGGTGACACATGCATTAAGAAGGACTAGAAAAACTTATTTGCCTTCTCCAGATAGTTGAGATATATGCTCGGATTATAATAGAGCAAGAGGATATTAGCATAATGTAATAGTTAAGTAACAAAAGTTACTTTTTACATATCCTAGGTTGctacatcaacaacaaaatttgaACTATCaaacttattattattttaggacgaagggtgTAGCATGTAAAGTATATATGTGTGCTTGTTTCAATTCTAATATCATTAACATACCAATGGGTATTACTCCAGGACACCTCATCAGTATCGGTTCGTAAGGATCatctatatatcttttttttaaccaagTATAATTTTACCAGTAGTGAGGATTGAGGGGGTCATTAGGACGGGATGAAGGTAGAAAACCCCCCCTATCAGTGTTTGGTATTATTTAACTGGTCCTGATAGGGCATCACACATTTTAGCCGGTTCCGTGGTAGTGATCAAGTATATATGAAGGTTTAAGAATTAGTTGAAATTTCGTAGAAAGTCGATGAAAACATAAAGGTTGCAAAGATAATTTAAGGAATGAGTCATATGTATGGACTGAAGAAAGGGAAGATCATGGTGGTTGGCAAAAGGTTGAATGCCTTTTTCTAGCCTTTTGCTTTCCTCTCTTCCTGGCCCCATTGTTCAGCTGGTATTTCCTGCAGGATGCATATATACATCAATACATGTATAACACGTCAGTATATCTCATTTACAGTTACTCTGATGGAGTATATTGCTGTTGCTGATGTGTACTAGTGTTATTTTTCAATTGAGTAATATGCCAAGCCAAGCTTGTGAAAATCTCcattgtttctttttaaaaaataatcatgtaCCCAAAGGTTTTTATAAATATGTTCCTTTACATTTTTATATATCCTTTTTGGGATACAGGTGTTTTCAGTAGAATTCCCAGTGATGCAATATTGAAGTGGAGGAATCTCGCAGAATAGGTACAATTGGGATTTCCGTTAGTACGAAAGCATTACTACAATCCCTCAATCCCTGTATGTGTGTATTAGCATACGGATAACCCTGATGAGTCTAATGGACACTTAAATTAAAGTGCATGTACTCTCAACTTCAGAAGATGTTAATGTAGAGGTGAGGTCCATCATTGGACTACTCAGAAGACATCTTAACTAAACCTTTGAACGTATGAATGTAATTAAACCAGTAGCACTTTATCTTTTAGGTACATTTTGTACAACATTAATTAATTCTCCCTATTGACCAGCTAGCCTGTTTTTCTTTGAtacaaaagaaagagagaaaaccgGTATATCATTGTTGAATTGTTGCCTGGTGGCATGCTTGTTCTCTGAAAACTTCATGAAGCATATAAGCATACAACATAGGTTTGATATATCACCGTTTCAAAAATAAGGAACTAATAAAGATCAGCTGGCATGATGATTACTGAACAGAGAGATTGGAGAGCCATGGATCAGTTACATCAGTACCATAGCAATGCATATTATTTGCCCTTTTCTCATTATTATTCCAATTTGGTACAATGCAAGTTCTTCCAGCTGGTACCTCTGGTTTCAAAGCAAAAGAGATCTAGCTTTTTCAAAATCTACATTAAAaaccttctttttctttatcaTTCCATTTCAAAGATTAACTAACCACCATTTGCGAGGAAAAATTAACTAACTCACTTTCCTAATTAGAGAACATGAATGCTAATTATCATGGAGACCAATTGGAAGATAGGAAAAGGATCAAGCTTAATTGCCACAATAAATAGCATTTCACTGTATGACGATATCAGTTAATTATGACCACAGCACTAAGAAATCAGCTGGAGTTGTACTAGGAATTAGCTAGGCCTTGTTGACTAACAGAAACAGTACTAGCATGAGCTTATATATTTGCAAGGCCGTTCCGTTCTTAGTTTGTACTATGACTCAACCAACTAATTACCACCTAGCTGATTTGCTGCGTGCCGATTAGTTCAAGAATTAGAGCGATACAAGCAGTGGTGAGGAAATAAAACATGTCAGCTGTTCCAATGCAGCATGCATCTGCATGTGAGAAATCTAGACAAGAGAATaataagagaaaaagaaaggagcaCACACATTTGTCATATCAGTCCGGCAAGTTCACCAACCTTTTGAATAGCTGATTAACAGAATTTGGTGGTTTGTCAAACATAGTGGCTGATTGCCTTACCTGCACCTGCAGAAAAACGTTGCTGCTCTTCTTCAGCACCTGACATGTATTAGACATGTCACCATCCTCTTAGAAATCGGAATGTCTCCAATCTCCCCAACTGCTTGATCGACGAGGTCACGGCATTAGTCACTGAATCAAATTCAGTATAAGCTATGATACTTTTTGTGCCTCTACATATGCTCTTCTGTCTGAGAAAAGCTATTCTTCCCATGCATAGGGCATAGAATTGTTCCCGATTCCAGAATAGTTGAAAACAGTTAAACATGTTTCCATCATGTATTCCAAACAAGGTCTTCACAGGGTGCACTGTATAGTGTTTCTTTGATGAAATTGCAGTGTAAAATCTTACATGTTGGGACTCACATTAGAACATGTAGTTCCTTTTAACATTATTCCAACAATGTACAACACCATATGTCGTAGCTTGCAGGCTTGCacagtcgattttttttcaccacagCTGTTCTATTGACAATGATACTTGAACAGAATTATCATGTGACTATCACTTCCACTAGCATGGAGAAAAGCATTGCAAACTGATGCTTCTCACGACTTTCATTTCCGTTTTGATTGTAAACTTTACAGGTGTCAATATCACATCATAGACCAGGACAAGAATTCATCACCCACAGTTTCTGGGCCCTTTTTTCTGGAGAGATTAATTgtggaggaagaaaaagacCAAGAGCTGAGGGTCATAGTgaggggaaaaggaaaataCAGCTATTCATCTTGTGGCAGAAAGAAATTAGGGCGAAGAAAAGTTCAACTGTATCCCCGCCTTCCTGAGGTCATAATCAAACTGTTTTAGGATGTGGCAGTAATTCACCTGGGCAAGAGGGGAAAAAATTCATTCAGTAACAAAATAATTCAATTTCATCAGTTACTTTAGAGGGATGTCAAAGACAAACCTCTATGCGAAATAATCTTGTTGGCACAACTACACCAAATCCTGCAGAACTCCTGAATGTTTGTAGAAACTCAGCAAGAGGGAATTTCCTGAGATCAGGCTCTGTTAGTTTGGCAAGATTTCCAGCTGAGACAAATGCATGGCCATGGATTCCCAGCTCTCTGAGAGGCTTCAGAGGTATATCAAATGACAGATCAGCAAAGGCTGTGACCGCAATGTCACCTCCCCGTGCACTTAGCTCAGGAGAAGTGGAAGCAACATTTTCAGAATTCTCTGGGGTACTGCTTCGCAAGTCTGTCCCCAGCCCTCTTTTCTTGAAACCTAATAGTGATGATGGTCCACCCAAGCGGCACATAAGAGACCTATTGCCACCCAAGTAGAACTGCTCTGAAAGTGGGGATATAGAGCCCGTCGATCCCCTTGCCAATGGGTGGATGATCCCAGCAGCCACTCCAGCATTAACGGCGCCATTCAACACACCCAGCGGTAAAGCCACTCGAAGATCAATTTCCTGATATAATGTGAATAAAATGAGTGATGCCAGTGAAAAAAGAACAATATGATTCCTGCTAGCTCTAGTAGTTTAGGC is part of the Oryza glaberrima chromosome 12, OglaRS2, whole genome shotgun sequence genome and harbors:
- the LOC127757627 gene encoding probable transcription factor RL9 yields the protein MEKTSAGKEEGSESKTAAANNDGSSTSSTTEEEESGESQRRTSSSSSVRPYIRSKNPRLRWTPELHLSFVRAVDRLGGQDRATPKLVLQLMNVRGLSIGHIKSHLQMYRSKKIDESGQVIGGGSWRSSDEQQYRHLQMQGGGDGGQAYNLGHLSLPAALHHRHITAGSGTILQSRVANAWSPWRCHGSYWLRAGHHLLVGSKPYYPPPPAEARANTSSNHPDFVQGSSSSPDDHTMNHQRPVVLKEMIYNEGSNHQGGPLNLDLSLDICPRGDKRKREFSWRKHEEDHDHTTIAIGGDQEAESCATGLSLSLF